The Legionella sp. PATHC032 genome has a window encoding:
- a CDS encoding tetratricopeptide repeat protein → MRGFLLALLLSINTAVLADELVGFAAFENGDYTTAYPHLMQAAKEGNEEAMYLLGRMYQYGYGVTTNYEEARNWYQKAADKNNALAQLSLGFMYDTGKGVSQDFAEAFKWYMKAAEQGNPIAQRNIGLMYATGDGVAASDDKAFTWFKKAAEQGYSKAQVNLGYQYMMGKGTPKDVKKAFEWYQKAAEQGDEKGEYSLGLLYTGQEGGISADDKAAFYWFSQAANHGHVNAQTYLAYYYLKGYGVDADPVKAAYWYQSAAEKGQPEAQAQLGQLLLTGTGVDKDYQQAAYWFGKSAHQGNPVGQAKLGYMYLAGLGVNKSLVKAYAWLKIAAENKNEEAAKQLKSLEAKLTEQEKLEAEKMIKDLGPLESKEQYED, encoded by the coding sequence ATGCGAGGTTTTTTGTTAGCTCTATTATTATCGATTAACACTGCTGTTTTGGCCGATGAGTTAGTTGGTTTTGCAGCATTTGAAAATGGCGACTACACCACAGCCTACCCACATTTAATGCAGGCTGCCAAAGAAGGTAATGAGGAAGCTATGTATTTATTGGGGCGCATGTATCAATACGGATATGGTGTGACAACTAACTACGAAGAAGCCAGAAATTGGTATCAAAAGGCAGCTGATAAAAATAATGCATTGGCTCAATTAAGTTTGGGATTTATGTACGATACAGGTAAGGGGGTATCTCAGGATTTTGCTGAGGCCTTCAAATGGTATATGAAGGCAGCAGAGCAAGGAAATCCGATAGCACAAAGAAATATCGGATTAATGTATGCCACAGGAGATGGTGTAGCTGCCAGCGATGACAAAGCATTCACCTGGTTTAAAAAGGCGGCAGAACAAGGCTATAGCAAGGCACAAGTGAATTTGGGCTATCAGTATATGATGGGTAAAGGGACTCCGAAAGATGTAAAAAAAGCATTTGAATGGTATCAAAAAGCAGCTGAGCAAGGAGATGAAAAGGGTGAATACAGTCTGGGCCTATTGTATACAGGACAGGAGGGTGGAATTAGCGCAGATGATAAAGCCGCCTTTTACTGGTTTTCGCAAGCGGCTAATCATGGGCATGTCAATGCGCAAACTTATTTGGCTTACTACTACCTTAAAGGGTATGGCGTAGATGCTGATCCGGTTAAAGCAGCTTATTGGTATCAATCTGCAGCAGAAAAGGGGCAACCTGAAGCACAGGCACAATTAGGACAATTGTTATTGACAGGTACAGGTGTTGATAAAGATTACCAACAGGCAGCTTACTGGTTTGGAAAGTCAGCACATCAGGGAAATCCTGTGGGTCAAGCCAAGCTGGGGTATATGTATTTAGCAGGATTAGGAGTCAACAAGAGTTTGGTTAAAGCTTATGCCTGGCTAAAAATTGCTGCTGAAAATAAAAATGAGGAAGCTGCAAAGCAACTTAAATCTTTGGAAGCTAAGTTGACCGAACAAGAAAAATTGGAAGCAGAGAAAATGATCAAGGATTTGGGTCCATTGGAAAGCAAAGAACAATATGAGGATTAG
- a CDS encoding bifunctional diguanylate cyclase/phosphodiesterase — protein MINIIQNRNKKNHTSSSELKSEIEKEQVKLLFEQVSMAISGEALAVTILPIALWSVTNHGLLIIWMIFTYVFSDLYKGMLLFYYNKQPTLFSTKKWLFLFNLGVVSSGLAWGFASSIMIPTSSTLHQIFVVFLITGFTAAANSLYSPVRLSYFLFLVTSFAPFTLWLFAQGRVYLLLGFCAIIYMGIMLFISYYSNRILINTLKMRFKISNLNSTKDILEKKVTDRTKELEKILALTKSTLESTADGILVVDLKGNIEFCNQQFLKMWGISPDFIDSHNDAEAIQYVLNQLKNPEEFLKQIKELYNKLHQESFDELHFKDGKIFERYSQPHWLDNKIVGRVWSFRDVTLRTRLAYQANHDSLTGLPNRTALYDRLEQAINYCKRLNTSLSVLFLDIDNFKLINDSLGHDAGDILLYEFSRRLKGCIRHSDTVARFGGDEFVLLLMTTEPKDVILVAQNILKAVAQPIKLPTQEVIVTTSIGVSLFPKDGIDANTLLKNSDTAMYLAKKEGRNNFQFYNNSINQQSLKRLEIQTQIHNAIKNNEFFILYQPIYNLRSGELVGAEALIRWGHPAIGLLSPDEFIPIAEETGLINQVGEWVLRNACIQNKTWQLMGLPHISISVNVSWRQLKNSNFIEIAESVLKESRLEPQYLEIEFTESTMIQKSTPVDSTLVKISQLGIKMAIDDFGTGYSNLSYLKTFPFNKLKIDRSFIQNCTTNPNDASIVEAIIAMAHSLELKVLAEGVDTIDKAFFMHQHGCDEVQGFLYGLPVKADKFVKLMQKTKIHHSKFINKT, from the coding sequence ATGATTAATATTATTCAAAACAGAAACAAGAAAAACCATACTTCTTCCAGTGAGTTAAAATCAGAAATTGAGAAGGAGCAGGTCAAACTGCTTTTTGAGCAAGTTAGTATGGCTATATCAGGTGAAGCTTTAGCAGTAACTATTCTGCCTATTGCATTATGGTCTGTTACAAATCATGGATTACTTATTATTTGGATGATTTTTACTTATGTTTTTTCAGATCTTTATAAAGGTATGCTTCTCTTCTATTACAATAAACAACCAACATTGTTTTCAACCAAAAAATGGTTATTCCTTTTTAATTTAGGTGTTGTAAGTTCTGGCTTGGCTTGGGGGTTTGCCAGTTCAATAATGATTCCCACCTCAAGTACATTACATCAAATTTTTGTTGTTTTTCTTATTACAGGATTTACAGCAGCAGCCAACTCACTTTATTCACCAGTGCGATTATCCTATTTCTTATTTCTGGTTACCTCTTTTGCTCCTTTCACTTTATGGTTGTTTGCGCAAGGTCGAGTTTATTTATTACTGGGTTTTTGCGCTATTATTTATATGGGAATTATGTTGTTTATTTCATATTACTCAAACAGGATTTTGATTAATACCTTAAAAATGCGCTTTAAAATCTCTAACTTAAATTCAACTAAAGATATTTTAGAAAAAAAAGTAACAGATAGAACCAAAGAATTAGAAAAGATCCTGGCTTTAACCAAATCAACTTTAGAGTCAACAGCTGATGGCATTTTGGTTGTTGATCTCAAAGGTAATATTGAATTTTGCAATCAGCAATTTCTCAAGATGTGGGGGATTTCACCAGACTTTATTGATAGCCATAATGATGCAGAAGCAATTCAATATGTATTAAATCAACTTAAAAATCCAGAAGAATTTTTAAAACAAATTAAAGAACTATACAATAAACTACACCAAGAAAGCTTTGATGAGCTGCATTTCAAAGACGGTAAAATTTTTGAACGATACTCACAACCACATTGGTTAGACAATAAAATTGTAGGACGTGTTTGGAGTTTTAGAGATGTAACCTTAAGAACCAGATTAGCCTATCAAGCCAATCATGATTCTCTAACTGGTTTACCCAATCGTACAGCCCTATACGATCGCCTGGAGCAAGCGATTAATTACTGTAAACGATTAAATACCTCATTATCGGTATTATTTCTGGATATTGATAATTTTAAGTTAATTAATGACAGCCTAGGTCATGATGCCGGTGATATATTATTGTATGAATTTTCCAGGCGCCTTAAAGGATGTATTCGTCATAGCGATACAGTAGCGCGATTTGGTGGTGATGAGTTTGTCTTGTTATTGATGACCACCGAACCTAAAGATGTTATTTTGGTAGCGCAAAACATTTTAAAGGCTGTAGCGCAACCTATCAAATTGCCTACCCAAGAAGTCATAGTTACAACAAGTATAGGAGTTAGCCTTTTCCCTAAAGATGGCATTGATGCGAACACCCTACTCAAAAATTCCGATACTGCAATGTACTTAGCTAAAAAGGAAGGACGCAATAATTTTCAATTTTATAATAATTCGATCAATCAACAATCGCTCAAACGCCTGGAGATACAAACACAGATACACAATGCAATTAAAAATAATGAATTTTTTATTCTTTATCAGCCCATTTATAATTTACGTAGCGGTGAATTAGTAGGTGCCGAAGCACTGATACGTTGGGGACATCCTGCAATAGGACTCCTCTCTCCTGATGAATTTATTCCTATTGCTGAAGAAACCGGGTTGATTAACCAGGTTGGGGAATGGGTGTTAAGAAATGCCTGTATTCAAAATAAAACCTGGCAGCTTATGGGGTTACCGCATATTAGTATTTCTGTTAATGTCTCATGGAGGCAGCTAAAAAATAGCAATTTTATCGAGATTGCAGAATCTGTATTAAAAGAATCCAGATTAGAGCCTCAGTATTTGGAAATTGAATTTACTGAAAGCACTATGATACAAAAATCAACACCCGTTGATTCGACTTTAGTAAAAATTTCACAATTAGGTATTAAAATGGCAATTGATGATTTTGGCACAGGTTACTCTAACTTAAGTTATTTAAAGACTTTTCCCTTCAATAAACTTAAAATTGATCGTTCATTTATTCAAAACTGCACCACTAACCCAAATGATGCGTCCATAGTTGAAGCAATTATTGCCATGGCTCATAGCCTGGAACTCAAAGTATTGGCAGAAGGAGTTGACACGATTGATAAAGCATTTTTTATGCATCAACATGGTTGTGACGAAGTGCAAGGTTTCCTTTATGGCTTGCCTGTTAAAGCTGATAAATTTGTCAAATTAATGCAGAAAACTAAAATCCACCACTCAAAATTTATTAATAAAACATAA
- the lspK gene encoding GspK family T2SS minor pseudopilin variant LspK, which produces MFMSSSLPKSVASSKIRGSALLTALFIMTLVAIVATAMSTRLQQDIYRTRLVITQDKLYLASQAVTFWALNELLDKNNRFTKTNQLGMVAQYPKNMESIYNQVQLSGGIFDLQGRFNLNNLIEKKSIPTLMHLIGHIYSKATSRDRANMALGVKHWLLAYDLGRGEDIYTSYYLSQKPPYYPSHQLIKSKSEFRLIKDVSASAYLALEPFITALPESTSININTAPKQILMSLGDGLSEAQANELITARGENGITDLKEINELLKKFNIPSDQITIESQYYLSVAYAKNDEFSLVVYSLLKRSRDRKGKLLTSVIRESINNF; this is translated from the coding sequence ATGTTTATGAGTAGCTCACTTCCAAAATCTGTCGCCAGTTCAAAAATACGAGGAAGCGCTCTCTTAACAGCTCTATTTATTATGACATTGGTTGCTATAGTCGCTACTGCCATGAGTACGCGATTACAACAGGATATTTATAGAACAAGACTAGTGATTACTCAGGATAAACTATATCTTGCTTCTCAGGCAGTCACTTTCTGGGCTCTCAATGAATTACTTGATAAAAACAACCGCTTTACAAAAACAAATCAGTTAGGGATGGTAGCCCAATACCCTAAAAATATGGAGTCCATATACAATCAAGTGCAATTAAGTGGTGGAATTTTTGATTTGCAGGGGCGATTCAACCTCAATAACCTCATTGAGAAAAAATCTATTCCCACATTAATGCATCTGATAGGTCACATCTACTCAAAAGCAACAAGCCGGGACCGTGCTAATATGGCCCTGGGAGTAAAGCATTGGTTGCTTGCTTATGATCTGGGCCGTGGAGAAGATATTTATACCTCTTATTATCTCTCTCAGAAACCTCCCTATTATCCCAGCCATCAGCTTATAAAAAGTAAATCTGAATTTCGATTGATAAAAGATGTAAGCGCGTCCGCTTATCTCGCCCTTGAGCCTTTTATTACAGCCTTGCCCGAATCAACGAGCATTAACATTAATACCGCCCCAAAACAAATATTAATGTCCTTAGGCGATGGATTAAGTGAAGCTCAAGCCAATGAATTAATAACTGCCCGGGGTGAAAATGGTATCACTGATCTGAAAGAAATTAATGAGCTGTTAAAAAAATTTAATATTCCCAGCGATCAAATAACCATTGAAAGTCAATATTATCTCAGCGTTGCCTATGCAAAGAATGATGAGTTTAGTTTGGTTGTGTATTCTTTGTTAAAACGCAGTCGAGACCGAAAAGGTAAGTTATTAACAAGCGTCATCAGAGAGAGTATTAATAATTTTTGA
- the lspJ gene encoding GspJ family T2SS minor pseudopilin variant LspJ: protein MNKNKGFTLIEILIALTVFAILATITSSTLYYAFNTRTRVNAQAERLNTLQLAISIIQQDTSQTVERAIRGNEMRLFPIFVGQPQYLELTRDGVVNPNSAEKRSTLERIALVCQDSKLLRRTWNTLDPIDRNIYQDKVLLDNLSECHFNYLNQNLQLLSEWREQAVNQNQQREPLPKAIQMNLALKDWGDMNMLFVIPGALYVYE, encoded by the coding sequence ATGAATAAAAATAAAGGGTTTACACTGATTGAGATATTAATTGCTCTTACTGTTTTTGCTATATTGGCAACTATTACCTCTTCAACCCTATACTATGCATTCAATACTCGAACTCGAGTTAACGCACAGGCCGAACGCTTAAATACACTTCAGCTAGCAATAAGTATCATTCAGCAAGATACTTCCCAAACAGTGGAACGTGCTATAAGAGGTAATGAAATGCGCCTGTTTCCAATATTTGTTGGTCAACCCCAATACCTTGAACTAACTAGGGATGGAGTAGTAAACCCTAACAGTGCTGAGAAACGCAGTACCTTGGAACGAATCGCACTTGTTTGCCAAGATAGCAAATTACTGCGTCGCACATGGAATACTTTAGATCCTATAGACAGAAATATTTATCAAGATAAAGTACTTCTGGATAATTTGTCTGAATGCCATTTCAACTATTTAAATCAAAATTTACAACTTCTCTCTGAGTGGCGAGAACAGGCAGTCAATCAAAATCAGCAAAGAGAACCTCTTCCTAAAGCAATCCAAATGAATCTCGCCTTAAAAGACTGGGGAGATATGAACATGCTTTTTGTCATACCAGGAGCACTCTATGTTTATGAGTAG
- the lspI gene encoding GspI family T2SS minor pseudopilin variant LspI, translated as MMPKNKLISGFTLIEVLLALTVIAIALTALLKATAQNTDNTHRIKEKTISHWIAMQGVAMIQLNLLRTSQSQESTQATTMLGQKWYWRAKISATPIKRMQQITISVSSKQVGPFREELIAFRYLP; from the coding sequence ATGATGCCAAAAAATAAATTAATCTCCGGATTTACTCTGATAGAAGTCTTATTGGCTCTTACTGTTATTGCAATTGCTTTAACAGCGCTTTTAAAAGCAACTGCTCAAAATACAGATAACACTCATAGAATCAAAGAAAAAACAATTAGCCATTGGATAGCAATGCAAGGTGTAGCGATGATCCAATTAAATCTGCTACGCACTTCTCAAAGCCAGGAATCAACGCAAGCAACCACTATGCTGGGTCAAAAGTGGTACTGGAGAGCAAAAATTAGCGCGACTCCTATAAAACGAATGCAACAGATAACTATTTCAGTCAGTTCCAAACAAGTAGGTCCCTTTCGAGAAGAACTCATTGCATTCAGGTACTTACCATGA
- the lspH gene encoding GspH family T2SS minor pseudopilin variant LspH: MTTHKGFTLIEILIVIVIIGITLGFALIAFGDFGESRRIQFSAEQLANTISLAQQQAILETSTLGLQIDNNSYQILKFQDQAGWNPISNKGIFKLYYFPKNVVISLKTNQKHTRGNPAIIIAPSGDMTPFTIEFGTEKEKWIAKLTGSHNGELDFTMAKSQ, from the coding sequence ATGACCACTCATAAGGGTTTTACCCTGATAGAAATTCTTATTGTCATAGTGATTATAGGTATAACCTTGGGGTTTGCCTTAATCGCTTTTGGTGATTTCGGGGAAAGCAGACGTATACAATTTTCAGCCGAACAATTAGCAAATACTATAAGTCTAGCTCAACAACAAGCCATTTTAGAAACCAGTACCCTGGGGTTACAAATAGATAATAACAGTTACCAAATCCTGAAGTTTCAGGACCAGGCAGGATGGAATCCTATATCGAACAAGGGAATTTTTAAACTCTATTATTTTCCCAAAAACGTTGTGATTAGCCTTAAAACAAATCAAAAACATACCCGGGGGAATCCCGCAATCATTATAGCACCATCTGGTGACATGACCCCTTTTACTATAGAATTTGGTACAGAGAAGGAAAAATGGATAGCCAAACTTACAGGCAGCCATAATGGTGAGTTGGATTTTACCATGGCAAAATCTCAATGA
- the lspG gene encoding GspG family T2SS major pseudopilin variant LspG, with the protein MNRQKGFSLIEIMVVVVILGILASIVVPKIMGRPDEARKVKAKQDVLAIQNALDLYKLDNGSYPTTDQGLMALVEKPTSNPVPTNWKQYLKSLPKDPWGREYLYLNPGQHTDVDVFTYGAAGQPGGTGINAEIGNWDDHS; encoded by the coding sequence ATGAATCGACAAAAAGGCTTTTCTTTGATCGAAATTATGGTTGTTGTCGTGATTTTAGGCATATTGGCATCTATAGTTGTCCCCAAAATCATGGGACGACCTGATGAAGCCCGTAAGGTCAAAGCGAAACAAGATGTTTTAGCCATTCAAAATGCACTCGATTTATACAAACTTGATAATGGTTCATACCCTACAACCGATCAAGGTTTAATGGCTCTGGTAGAAAAACCAACGAGCAATCCTGTTCCAACTAATTGGAAACAATATCTGAAATCATTGCCAAAAGATCCATGGGGCAGAGAGTATCTTTATTTAAACCCAGGACAACATACTGATGTTGATGTCTTTACTTATGGAGCAGCAGGACAACCTGGTGGAACAGGGATTAATGCGGAGATTGGTAACTGGGATGACCACTCATAA
- the lspF gene encoding GspF family T2SS innner membrane protein variant LspF, with translation MGAYQYQALKVNGNVSKGVIEADSERHARQLLREQGLIPTQVQTLTQQRAASSKSKISAADLALLTRQLATLLAAGIPVEESLRGVSEQTEKDKVRELIIGVRSKVLEGYGLAQAMAQYPNAFPELYRATVGSGEQTGRLDVVLEKLADYTEKQQQTRQKVQQALIYPLLMIIVSTAIISFLLTFVVPKIIDVFTESGQTLPPMTQLLINLSQFIKSYGLYTLVAIILALIGFKKSLSNIKIKTAWHKLMLKLPIVSYLVKTINVARYIHTFGILFAAGVSVLETMRVSSSLVTNVVMRQAFDLATLRVREGGGISEALKETKFISPMAIHLIASGEKSGQLSDMMERSASHLDNEVNRLIETSLTLLEPMVILLMGAVVLFIVLATLLPIFSMEQLVA, from the coding sequence ATGGGCGCCTATCAATATCAAGCGCTAAAAGTCAATGGCAATGTCAGTAAAGGTGTGATAGAAGCTGACTCAGAACGTCATGCACGTCAATTATTGCGAGAACAAGGACTAATTCCTACTCAAGTCCAAACCTTAACTCAGCAACGTGCTGCCAGCAGCAAAAGCAAAATTTCTGCAGCTGATTTGGCACTGCTTACCAGACAACTGGCAACACTTCTGGCTGCAGGTATCCCTGTTGAAGAATCATTGCGTGGAGTCAGTGAACAAACAGAAAAAGACAAAGTCAGAGAGCTTATCATTGGAGTTCGCTCTAAAGTATTGGAAGGATATGGTCTTGCTCAGGCAATGGCTCAATATCCTAATGCCTTTCCAGAACTATATCGTGCAACAGTAGGTTCAGGCGAGCAGACAGGGCGTCTTGATGTCGTTTTAGAAAAATTAGCCGATTACACTGAAAAACAACAGCAAACTCGGCAAAAAGTGCAGCAAGCCTTGATTTACCCATTGCTCATGATCATTGTTTCTACTGCCATTATCAGTTTTTTACTTACTTTTGTCGTTCCTAAAATTATTGATGTGTTTACTGAAAGCGGCCAAACACTACCACCTATGACCCAATTGCTTATTAACTTAAGCCAATTTATCAAATCTTATGGTTTATATACCCTGGTGGCCATAATTCTGGCTTTGATTGGATTTAAAAAAAGCCTCAGTAATATAAAAATTAAAACAGCATGGCATAAACTCATGCTTAAGCTTCCTATTGTTTCTTATCTGGTGAAAACAATTAATGTTGCTCGATATATTCACACCTTTGGAATTCTCTTTGCAGCAGGGGTCAGTGTACTTGAAACTATGCGTGTTTCTTCAAGTCTGGTAACCAACGTTGTTATGAGACAAGCTTTCGATTTAGCTACTCTAAGAGTACGTGAAGGAGGTGGAATCAGTGAAGCACTCAAGGAAACAAAATTCATTAGCCCTATGGCTATACATCTGATAGCCAGCGGTGAAAAGAGTGGTCAACTTTCAGACATGATGGAGCGCTCTGCGTCTCATTTAGATAATGAAGTAAACCGGTTGATTGAAACATCCTTAACTTTATTAGAACCCATGGTTATTCTTTTAATGGGTGCTGTTGTTTTATTTATTGTACTTGCGACTTTATTGCCTATTTTTTCAATGGAACAATTAGTTGCTTGA
- the glnA gene encoding type I glutamate--ammonia ligase — protein sequence MTKNVVLDAIKEHDAKFVDLRFTDIRGKEQHITIPVSAVDDDFLENGKMIDGSSFKGWQKIHQSDLALMPDLSSIKPDPFFQDNTLFIRCNVVDPQTMMGYDRCPRSIAQRAENYLQSTGIADGVNFGPEPEFFLFDNVQWETTISGSFYKIDSDEAHWNSGKEMEGGNIGHRPPLKGGYFPVPPVDSSHDIRSAICITLESLGMVVEAHHHEVATANQCEVATRFNTLTKKADELQILKYVIHNVAHNYGKTATFMPKPLVGDNGSGMHCHQSLYKDGYNLFSGDQYSGLSETALYYIGGIIKHARALNAFTNPSTNSYKRLVPGFEAPVLLAYSARNRSAAIRIPHVSNPKARRIEVRFPDPTANPYLAFSAMMMAGIDGIQKKIYPGQPMDKDLYDLPPEELVDVPTVCSSLEMAMDHLRADHEFLLQGDVFSRDFINNYIQMKEEEITKIRSLTHPYEFELYYSL from the coding sequence ATGACAAAAAATGTAGTGCTTGATGCAATCAAAGAACATGACGCCAAATTTGTGGATTTAAGATTTACAGATATCCGTGGAAAAGAGCAACACATTACCATACCTGTTTCAGCAGTTGATGATGATTTCCTTGAGAATGGAAAAATGATCGATGGCTCATCTTTTAAAGGTTGGCAGAAAATTCATCAATCAGATTTGGCTTTAATGCCAGATTTATCTTCAATTAAGCCGGATCCATTTTTTCAAGATAATACTTTGTTTATACGATGTAATGTAGTTGACCCACAGACTATGATGGGTTACGACAGATGTCCGCGCTCAATTGCTCAACGTGCAGAAAATTATTTACAATCTACAGGGATTGCAGATGGTGTAAATTTTGGCCCGGAGCCTGAGTTTTTTCTCTTTGATAACGTGCAATGGGAAACTACTATCAGTGGTTCCTTTTATAAAATAGATTCAGATGAGGCACATTGGAACTCCGGTAAGGAAATGGAAGGCGGAAATATTGGACATAGACCTCCGTTGAAAGGCGGTTATTTCCCTGTTCCTCCGGTTGATTCATCTCATGATATTCGTTCAGCAATTTGTATTACCTTGGAATCTTTAGGGATGGTCGTAGAAGCACATCATCATGAAGTGGCTACAGCCAACCAGTGTGAGGTAGCTACCCGGTTTAATACGCTCACTAAAAAGGCAGATGAACTGCAAATTCTAAAATACGTGATACATAATGTTGCCCATAACTATGGAAAAACTGCTACCTTTATGCCAAAACCTTTGGTAGGAGATAATGGAAGCGGGATGCACTGTCATCAATCACTTTATAAAGATGGGTATAATTTGTTTTCTGGTGATCAGTATTCGGGGCTTTCTGAAACAGCTTTATACTACATAGGTGGGATAATCAAGCATGCCAGGGCTTTGAACGCTTTTACCAATCCGTCGACCAATAGCTATAAGAGATTAGTTCCTGGGTTTGAAGCACCTGTATTGCTGGCTTACTCTGCAAGAAATCGTTCTGCAGCAATTCGCATTCCACATGTTAGTAATCCCAAGGCACGCCGAATCGAAGTGCGTTTCCCAGATCCAACGGCTAACCCTTATCTTGCTTTCTCTGCAATGATGATGGCAGGTATAGATGGTATTCAGAAGAAAATCTATCCTGGTCAACCAATGGATAAAGATCTTTACGATTTACCACCTGAAGAGCTTGTTGATGTGCCCACTGTGTGTTCTTCATTAGAGATGGCGATGGATCATTTGCGGGCAGATCATGAATTTTTGCTGCAGGGAGATGTGTTCAGCAGAGACTTTATTAATAATTATATTCAAATGAAAGAAGAGGAAATTACTAAAATCCGTAGTTTGACTCATCCTTATGAATTTGAGTTATATTATAGTCTCTAA
- a CDS encoding DUF4124 domain-containing protein — translation MNKLVLFVFLIMTVCLSSAQIYKWTDSRGVVHFSDKPHEGAEKIKIPEAQTYTSPANEAGGSSEQEQENVKQEDQEKYTRLEIIQPQNEATIRNNQGYVVVAVQIEPDLSPGDNLQLVFDGAPLGDPQPNLVFQLNGINRGSHTIAVQVLNEKGDVLKVSDSITIFMHNPRVGMGKGRKKNINSNQ, via the coding sequence ATGAATAAACTGGTACTGTTCGTCTTTTTGATAATGACAGTTTGCCTTTCCAGTGCGCAAATTTACAAATGGACGGATAGCCGGGGTGTTGTCCATTTTAGCGACAAACCTCATGAAGGTGCTGAAAAAATAAAAATTCCCGAAGCTCAAACCTATACATCACCTGCAAATGAAGCAGGTGGTTCTTCTGAGCAAGAACAAGAAAATGTGAAACAGGAAGATCAGGAAAAATATACCAGGTTAGAAATTATTCAGCCACAAAATGAAGCAACAATTCGTAATAATCAGGGTTATGTTGTTGTCGCAGTCCAAATAGAACCTGACTTGTCTCCAGGGGATAATTTGCAGCTTGTTTTTGATGGCGCGCCTTTAGGGGATCCACAGCCCAACTTGGTTTTTCAGTTGAATGGTATTAATCGAGGATCTCATACTATTGCTGTTCAAGTTCTTAACGAAAAAGGGGATGTGCTTAAAGTCAGCGACAGTATTACAATCTTCATGCACAATCCTCGTGTCGGTATGGGCAAGGGTAGAAAGAAAAATATCAATTCTAATCAATAG
- the yaaA gene encoding peroxide stress protein YaaA — MLTLLSPAKKLLSISKPYPKETSNPLLLDKALQLVKVMKSKSVEQIADLMDLSRQLAELNYERYQNFDLKNNPMNHSYPALFLFQGDVYQGLNANSWKAEEIEYAQSHLGILSGLYGFLRPLDRVQPYRLEMGVNLENPAGKNLYAFWSEIVTNTLNQILAEQNNPALINLASTEYFKVIDEKKLSYPIVTINFYEQKNSELKMIGILAKKARGMMAKYIMQNRIDSLEQIKEFSESGYLFDKETSNPNCLNFIRIH, encoded by the coding sequence ATGCTAACTTTATTATCGCCAGCCAAGAAATTATTATCCATATCAAAACCTTACCCAAAAGAAACGAGTAATCCTTTATTGCTCGATAAAGCGCTGCAACTGGTTAAAGTAATGAAGTCAAAATCTGTAGAACAAATTGCAGATTTAATGGATTTATCAAGACAACTCGCAGAACTGAACTATGAGAGATATCAAAATTTTGATCTTAAAAATAACCCAATGAATCACTCCTATCCTGCTTTGTTTTTATTTCAGGGTGATGTGTATCAAGGACTGAATGCTAATTCATGGAAAGCCGAAGAGATAGAATACGCTCAATCCCATTTAGGAATTTTGTCAGGGCTGTATGGATTTTTGAGGCCTTTAGACAGAGTTCAACCATACAGACTGGAGATGGGGGTTAATTTAGAAAATCCTGCAGGTAAGAATCTCTATGCTTTTTGGAGCGAAATTGTTACTAATACTTTAAATCAAATACTGGCAGAACAGAATAATCCTGCCCTTATTAACCTGGCCTCGACTGAGTATTTTAAAGTGATAGATGAGAAAAAATTGAGTTATCCCATTGTGACCATCAATTTTTATGAACAAAAAAATAGTGAATTAAAAATGATTGGTATCCTTGCTAAAAAAGCAAGAGGAATGATGGCAAAGTATATAATGCAGAATAGAATAGACTCCCTGGAACAAATTAAAGAGTTTTCTGAGTCGGGTTATTTATTTGATAAAGAAACTTCCAATCCAAATTGTTTGAATTTTATTCGAATCCATTAA